In Microbacterium sp. zg-Y818, the genomic window GAGCAGCATGGCGGCCCGTCCGCCCACAAACCGAAGGGGGTTTGCGCATGGAGCGTGACATCTACGACGAGGACCACGAGGCATTCCGCGAGGTCGTCCGCGAGTTCATCAAGCGGTACGCGACGAACGAGAAGCGCGAGAAGTGGGATGCCGACGGCGAGATCGACCGCGAGACCATGCTCGCCGCGGGCGAGTCGGGCCTGATCGGGCTCTCGGTGCCGGAGGAGTTCGGCGGCGCCGGCATGCTGCAGGACTACCGCTTCCGCACGATCGTCAACGAAGAGGTCATCGGCGCCGGTGCCGGGTCGCTCGCGGGTGCCTTCGGCATTCAGGACGACCTCGCGGTGCCCTACATCGTGCACATGGGCACGCAGGCGCAGAAGGAGAAGTGGCTGCCCCGCATGGCCACCGGCGAGGTGCTCGGCGCGCTGGCGATGACCGAGCCCGGCGCCGGCAGCGACCTGCGCGGCATCAAGACCACCGCCAAGAAGGTCGACGGCGGCTACATCGTCAACGGCGCGAAGACGTTCATCTCCTCCGGCAAGACCGCCGACATCGTGGTGACCTTCGTCAAGACCGGTGAAGGCACGCGCCCCGACGCCTTCAGCCTGCTGATCATCGAGAACGGCATGGCCGGCTTCGACCACGGCAAGAAGCTGAACAAGATGGGCTCGCACGGTCACGACACCGCCGAGCTGTCGTTCACCGACGTGTTCGTGCCCGAGGAGAACCTCATCAGCGGCACCGAGGGCCAGGGCTTCGTCCAGCTGATGATGAACCTGCCGCTCGAACGTCTGTCGATCGGCATCGCCGCGGCATCCGCTTCGGAGGCCGCGCTGGCGTGGACGGTGGAGTACACCAAGAGCCGCGAGGCCTTCGGTGAGCGCATCATCGACTTCCAGAACACCCGCTTCAAGCTCGCCGACGTCGCCACGACGGTGGACGTCATGTGGGCCTACCTCGACAAGGCGCTCATGGCCTACAAAGAGGGCAAGCTCACGGGCGAAGAGGCCGCGAAGGTGAAGTTCTGGACCACCGACCGCGAGTGGGAGATCCTCGACACCTGCGTGCAGCTGCACGGCGGCTACGGGTACATCACCGAGTACCCCATCGCCCGGGCCTTCCTCGACGCGCGCGTGCACCGGATCTACGGCGGCACGAACGAGATCATGCGCGACATCGTCAGCCGCAAGATCGCCGGCAAGCGCTGACGCGCACCTGACGCACCGGATGCCGCGGTCCCTCCGGGGGTCGCGGCATCCGTCGTTCGTGCCGGTGCCCGCGCTCCGCGCCCGCGCCCGCCGCCGCATCCGCCCGTCGAGACACCGCGTTTCGGATGAGACACCACGCATTGCGTGGTTTCCCATCCGAGAAGTGATTTCTCAGGCGCTCCAGGGCGCCAACACGACGAGCAGCGCAGCCGTCACGATCCAGAAGACCACGACGAACACGGTGTCGCGCACCCGCCAGGGCACGAGGTGCCGCTCGGTGCGGTCGGGGTAGGCGCCGAAGGCGCGGGAGTCCATCGCCAGCGCCACCCGCTCGGCGTGGCGGATCGCGCCGGCCAGCAGCGGCACGAGGTACCCGCCGCCGCGGGCGACCGCCGCGAACGGCCCGCGACCGCCGTACGAGCCGCGCACCCGGTGCGCCTGACGGATGACGTCGAGCTCGTAGCGGAACCGCGGCACGAATCGGAAAGCCGCCAGCGCCGTGTACCCCACGCGGTACGGCACCCGCAGCTGCTGCACGAGGGCCCGCACGAGGTCGGGGCCGGTGGTGGTCAGGCCCGCCATCAGCGCCAGCGCGACGATCGCACCGAGCCGCAGCGCGGTGGCCATGCCGATCTGCAGGGCCCCGGAGTAGAGCGTCCACCCGCCCACCTGCAGCACCGGTGCGGTGCCGTCGACGCGCGCGGCATCCACCCACACGCTCATCCCGAACCCCACCAGCAGCACGCCGAGCGGCACGGCGGCGACCAGCACCGCCGCCAGGCGCCACGTCCACCGCGAGCCGACGATGACGACGAGGTAGGCCAGCACGAGGAACACCAGCGGCGTCGTGAGGTCGCGCGCGAAGACGAGCGCGGCCATCGCGGGCAGCGGCGCGGCGAACTTCGCCAGCGGGTTGAGTCCGTAGAGGAACCGCCCCGCCGGCGCCGGCCGGGCCTCGGCGTAGGGATCGGCGACGGCGGTCACGCGCCGCCTCCGGGAAGGTCGGCCAGGCGCACGACGGACTGCAGGCGCGGATGCCGCGTCGCACCGCGCAGGGCTTCGCGCAGCGGCGGCAGGCGCAGCCCTGCCCGCGCAAGCAGCGCGTCGTCGGCGAAGACCTCGGCCGTCGCGGCGTCGGCCAGCACCCGGCCGTCGCCGAGCACCACCGTGCGGTCGGCGTACTCGGTGACCAGCTGCATGTCGTGGGTCACGACGATGATCGTGGTGCCCTGGCGGTTGAGGTCGCGCAGCAGCGTCAGCAGCTCGTCGGCGCGGGCGCGGTCCTGGCCGAACGTGGGTTCGTCCAGCACCAGCACGGGCGCTCCGGCGACGAGGGCCGTCCCCACCGACAGCCGCCGCTTCTGGCCGCCCGACAGCAGGAACGGGTGCACGTCGGCCTTGTCCGCGAGCCCGAAGCGCTGCAGCAGCTCGTCGGTGCGCGCGCGTACCTGCGGCTCGGGCAGCTTCTGCAGCCGCAGCCCGTGGGCCAACTCGTCGAACACGGTGCCGGCGATGAACTGGTGCTCGGGATTCTGGAACACGAACCCGATGCGGCGGTGGAGCGTCCGCGCGTCGGCCCGGCCGGGGTCGATGCCCCCGAGGTCGACCTGACCGCGGGGCGGGCGCACCACGCCGGCGAGGGCCTGCACGAGGGTCGTCTTGCCGGCGCCGTTGGCGCCGACGACGGCGACGAACTCCCCGGCGCGCACCTCGAGGCGCACGTCGTGCAGCACCTCCCGGCGACCGCGCGTCACGGTGAGCCCCCGCGCCCGCACGACCGGTGCGGTGGTGCGACGTGCGTGGACGGATGCCGGTGCGGCGTCGTCGGCCGTGCCGGTCGCCGTGAGCGGCGGCGCCTCGGCCTGCAGTGCGTCGCGCAGTTCACCCGGCGACAGCGGCAGCGGGTCGAGCGCGTACCCGGCGCGGCGCAGCCGCAGCGCCGCCAGGGTCGCGGTCGGCAGCCACACGCCCATGTCGTGGAGTTCCGCGGCTCGCCCCCGCAGCACCTCGCCGACGGGCCCGTCCATCACGGTGCGACCCCCGGCGTCGAGGACGACCACGCGGTCGACGAGGCTGATCGCGGCATCCAGGTTGTGCTCGATCAAGACGATCGCCCGGTCGCCCGTCGCGGCGACGTCCCCCAGCGCCCGGTAGAACTCCTCGATGCCCTGAGGGTCGAGGTTGGCGGTCGGCTCGTCGAGCACCAGCAGCTCGGACTGCAGCGCCAGCGCGCAGGCGATCGCCAGGCGCTGGCGGCCGCCGCCGGAGAGGTGGTCGGGGTTCTCGGCCCGGCGCTCCCACAGCCCCACCCGGCGCAGCGCCGACTCGGCGCGGGACAGCACCTCGGGGGCGGGTACCCGCAGGTTCTCGGGCCCGAAGGCTACTTCGTCCAGAAGCGTCCCCGTCACCAGCTGGGCGTCGGGATCCTGGAAGACCATGCCCACGCGGCTCGCGAGGCGGGCGACGGGGGTGGTGGCGGCATCCTGGCCGGCGACGCGCACGCTCCCGGTCACCGCGGCGGGCACCGCCTGCGGGATCAATCCGTTCAGCGTCAGCGCGAGGGTCGACTTGCCGGACCCGCTCGGCCCGAGCAGCAGCACCACCTCGCCTGGGTCGACCGACAGGCTCGCCGAGATCGGCGCCGACGAGGCTGCGCCCTCGTAGCGCACGCCGAGGTCGCGCACCCGCAGCAGCGGTGGCGCCTGGTCGGGCAGCGCCGCCGGGGTGGACGCGGCGGACTCGTCGCGGGGGGCGGAGGTCACAGGCATCCAGAGCGCAGGGGGGACGGGGTCTCCTACAACGGTAGCCCGCCCTGACTTCGCTGCCAATCTGGCTGGTCAGCCCGTCGGGGATGCTCCGCGCCGCGGAGCCCTGCGCAGACCTCGGACCCGCTGCCGCCGGGACGACGGGCCAGAGTGGCAACAGCGCGCGGCGTGCACTTCATGACCACGAGTGATCTAGGCCGGTTCACGAGTCCGCTCGGGTCTCCGATTTCGAAGGAAGGCTGTCGCGTTTCGGACCTGTCGATTCACGCACGATCAACGGAGCGGGGTAGACGCGTCGGCCCGTCACTTTCGGGGCCTTGTCGAGGAGGGCGGCGACAGCATCCGAAGCCATATCTTCGATGGGCTGGTGCACGGTGGTCAGAGGCGGGGCGGCGAACTTCGCCTCTGGCGAGTCGTCGACTGACACTACCGATATGTCCTCGGGTACCCGCAGACCGGCTTCACGGATCGCGTGGAGCGCGCCCACGGCGACCATGTCGGAGGAGGCAAAAACCGCGGTGGGGACGGTCGTCGCGAGCATTTCTTGCATAGCGTGGTAGCCGCCTTCGCGAGTGAAATCAACTTCGAAGGCCGGGCCCGGGGTCCTCTCGGAGAGCCGATGCGCCTCTTGCCAGGCGAGGTGCCGCTCTTCTGAGCCCAGCGGTGACCCGAGAAAGGCCACGGAGTCGTGTCCGAGCGCGAACAAGTGTTCCAGTGCGAGGAAGGCGCCTGAGCGCAGGTCCGGCTGTAGTTGCGCGCGCGACGCAGTGGGGGCGTTCGTATCGAGGAGTACGAGTGGGGCCGAGATGCGTTGAAGCTGACCCGTCGCACTCTCGTCGAGCGGCGAGGCGAGGATGATTCCCGCCACCTGCCGGGCGTCGAGCTCGCGGACATGATCCACGGTTTTGGAAGGGTCTCCCAGGGTGCTGCCGATCATCACTCGCAGCCCTCGTCGCTCCGCTTCGGTCTCGACTGCGCGGGCGAGGCGGCCGATGTGCGGGTTGCTGATGTCGTGGATGATGAGCCCCAGCACTTCGCTGCGACCGAGGCTCAGTGCACGTGCCGCCGCGTTCGGCCGGTACCCGAGCTTGCGCACGGCGTCGCGCACCCGCGCGGCCGTTGCCGGGGCGACGGGTTGGGGTCCACCGTTCATCGTGTAGCTCACGACGGCGACACTGACTCCCGCGAGCTTCGCAACGTCCGCACGCGTGACGCCTCGAGACGACTGCGTGCTCACGTGCTCAGTCTCTCATAGGGTCGCAACGCCAGGACCGGGCGGCAAAACGGTGGGTGCGTCTCCGAAGTCCGGGATGTCCAGGCGTTCGCCGCCGCGCAGTGCCGACTCGTGGGCGATGATCCCCGGCAGCGTGAACCGTGCCGCGACCCATGCGTTGATGGTCGGCAATGTCGCCTCGTTCACCGCCGTGACGAAGTCATCGACGAGGAAGTGGTGACTGCCTTCATGCCCGTTGCGCTCGTGCGCGAACTCTTCGGGCAACCGTGAGCGATCGTGCACCAACGCGTAGCCCGACGCGAAGGCCTCCCGCAACGCGGGGTCCACATGTGCGAGCGCCGGATCGTCGAGCGACATCGAGGATTTCGTGGCGACCAAGCCGGAGATGTCTTCCACCCCCTCCTTGTTCTGCCAGACGGCGACGTTGGCGAGCTGTTCGAAGCTCGCCTCGGTTCCGAAATACCGGAAGCGCGACTCGCGGATGGGAGAGGGATAGCCGACGCGTCGCATCTCATTGATGCGCATGACGCCGCCATCGGCGAGCTCGAAGAGGGCAGATGCGTTCGAGAAGTCGTTGTCGAAGTTGCTTATCGTGCGGTCGAAGACGCCGTCGCCGCGTTCATCGCGGACGCCGATGCAGCTCACGCTGACGGCATGGCCGCCGATGGCACCCAGGACTCCGCCGATCGAATGCGTCGGGTAGAGCATCGGAGGGTAGCTCGCTGTCGCGCGCCAATCCTCGCCGCCGGAGTATTCGTACGCCGAATAGAAGCCCAGGTCCATGTCGTGGACGTAATCGCCTTCGCTGTAGAAGACACGGCCGAAGTCGCCGTTTGCGTGGCGGCGACGTGCATACACGGTGGCGGGGTTGTAGAAGCTCGTCTCGCCCATCATGTAGGTCAAGCCGGTCTCTTCCACGAGTTCGATGATGCGGCCGATCTCATCCCGGGTCATCGCCATCGGCACAGCGCAGTAGACGTGCTTGCCTGCCTCGAGCGCCTTCTCGACGAGCGGACCATGCGTCCAGCGCTGCGTGAAGATACCGACGGCGTCGATGGTCGGATCGGCGAGCATCTCCTCGAACGACCCTGCGACACCGTCGAGGCCCAGGCGCTCGGCGTTTTCACGCGCTCGTTCGGAGATGAGGTCGGTGATCACGACCCGGTCGACGCCGGGGTGGATCTTGAAAAGACGCGCGAAGTGCCCGGCGAACTGGCCGGCGCCGACGATGCCCAGAGAGAAAGACATGTGCTCTCGCTTCCATGCGGTGCCGTGCCCTGTGCCCGACGACAGGCGATCCTGGCACGGATGAACTACCCGCGTCAATTCGAATAATTACGCGGAAAGACAGGCTTAGGGGCGTATTTGCGCTCGCAATGTTTACTCGGGTACGGTCATCGCGACGTCGCAAAAAGCGAGGACCGGGAGCGGGCCGACCCGCACGAACCAGAGGTGAAGACGATGAAGTCACCAGTAGTTATGAGCACTGCCGCAGCCACTGTCGTGGTGTTGTCACTCTCGCTGGCCGGATGCTCGGGCAGCGACTCGGGGTCGACCACGACCCTGGAGTTCCAGACCGCCATCGGATCCGACTCGGCCCTGTTCCACGCACTCGAGGCTGCCGCCGAGGAATTCACCGAGCAGAACCCCGAAATCAAGATCGACGTCATCCCGCGGGCGAGCTCGTACGAATCGGACATGAAGGTCCGCCTGGCGGCGAACGACGTTCCGGACATCCTGGGAACGCATGGTTGGTCGCTTGCGCGGTACTCCGATTTCCTCGAGCCTCTGCAGGCTCAGCCGTGGAACGACGACGTGAATCCTGCGCTCGACGACGCGATGCGTGGAGAGGGTGGCGAGATCTACGCGCTCCCGATCGTGACCGCCGTCGCAGGCATGGTCGTCAACTACGACGTCCTCGACAGCGTCGGCGCGACCGCCGACGACCTCACGACCTGGGCAGGGTTCACGCAAGTGGCTCAGAAGGTCGCTGACGCCGGGATTCGACCCATCGTCGTCGGGGGCAAAGAGGGCTACCCCGGAAACATCGCGGACTGGATGCTTGCCGGCTACTACGACGACGCGTCGCTGGAACAGCTCAAGGGTGGAACATGGGTGGGCCAGCCCTACGAAGACATGCTGGGGCAGGTGGCGCAATGGAGCGAGGACGAGCTCTTCAACGAGGATTATTCGTCGGCGACGAGTGACGACATGGCGCGCGCCCTCGCGGACGCCGGCGCGGCGTTTGCCTTCACCGGCAATGGCCACATCACGGCCGCACTGCGCTACAACCCGGAGGCCAACCTCGGCTACATTCCGGTGCCCACGCTGGAGGGCGGCGAGCCGTTCCTCATCGGCGGCGAGGACGTGGCATACGGCACGGCACGTGACGGCGAGAATCTGACCGAGTCGATCAAGTTCCTCGACTTCCTCGCTGAGCCCGATCGCATCTCCGAGCTCGCGTCCGCGCACGGTGACGCCCCGTCGCTGCTGACCGCAGACGTCGACCTCGCCGGGCCGATCGCGAGCTCCTACCAGAAGTACGTCGTCGACTCTGCAACGGTCCTCAAGCCCTACTTCGATCGCGTCTACCTCCCCAACGGCATGTGGTCGACTCTCGTGACGACGACCGACGCCGTCATCACGGGGCAGCAGCAAGCTGCGGACGCCACGACGCAGGTGGCTACCGAGTTCGCAACCCTGTCCGCGCAGTCCAACTGACCAGGCAGAGGCGCGCGGGGTCGCGCGCCTCTGCCTGCGCTACCAAGGAAGAGACATCCATGGACACTGCAGTGACCATCGCGGTACGCGCGCCGCGCGTCCCGCGTCGGCGACGACCGTCAGGCGCGAGCCTGAACGCTCTCTATATCCCGGCGCTCGTTCTGTTCGCCGTGTTCACGGTCTATCCGCTGATCTCAGGTCTGCAGCTGTCGTTCACGGACTGGAACGGCTACAGCGGGGAGCGCGCACCGGTCGGGCTGGCGAACTACGCTCGCCTGTTGGAGGACCTCAACTTCCGCACCGCCCTGGCGAACACCTTCGTCTACGGCATCGGGTCGGCCATTCTGCAGCAGGTGCTCGGGCTCGGGCTCGCGCTCGCACTCAACAGGGTGATCCCCGGGCGCGGCATCGCCCGCACGATCATCTACCTCCCTGTGCTCGTCTCGCCCATCGTGATGGGCACCATGTACTACCAGTTGTTCCGGTACAAGGGGGGTGCACTCAACGACATCGCCGAAGCGCTCGGCGGCTCACCGGTGCTGTGGCTCAGCGACGCCACGCTCGGCATGATCGTCATCGTCGCGGTGAACTCGCTGCAGTTCGTCGGCATCTCGATGGTCATCTATCTCGCAGGGCTTCAGGCCGTCCCGCACGAGTACTACGAAGCCGCCGCCCTCGATGGCGCGGGCCCGTGGCAGCGGTTCCGGCACATCACGCTGCCGCTGCTGCAGCCGGCCTTCGCAACGAGCATGGTCCTCAACCTCATCGGCGGGCTGAAGCTGTTCGACGTGATCACCGTGATGACGGGCGGCGGACCCGGCAATTCCACCCATTCCGTTTCGTCACTTCTGGCGAAGACATACTTCGACAATCAGTCCGCCGGGTACGCATCGGCCATGGGTGTCGTCCTGTTCGCCATCATCGCCGTCCTCACCATCGGACTGCACGGCGCGCTCAACCGGAAGCAGGTGCAGTCGTGAACGACACTCGTCCTCTCGGCCGGATCACGATAAGCGTCCTCGTCGCCCTGGTGCTCGTCGTGCAGCTCGTGCCGTTCTATGTCACGCTCACGACGGCGCTCAAGCCGCGCACCGACCGGAGCTCTTCCTGGCTTTTCCCGCAGGGTGAGATCGCCTGGGAGAACTTCGCGACGGCCATCGAAGACGGCCACGTGCTCACCGCGATCATGAACACGGCGATCGTGACGGTCGTCAGCACCGTCTTGATCTGCGTGATCGCGGCGGCCGCCGCCTACCCGCTCGCGCGCAGGACCACGATCGGCAACAAGATGCTGCTGCTCGGCATCGTGGGGCTCATGATGATCCCGCCGCTCGCGACGCTGGTGCCGCTGTACACCCTGCTCCGCGACATGGGCGCACTCAACACGTATTGGGGATTGATTCTCGTCATGGTGGCAGGAGGGCTGCCGTTGGCCATCTTCCTCTACGCCGCCTTCATGCGTTCGCTGCCGATCTCGATGGAAGAGGCGGCACGGGTGGACGGGGCCAGCCAGATCCAGGTGCTGTGGCAGATCGTGGTGCCCACGCTCAAGCCGGTGACCGCCACCGTGATCATCCTCAGTTCGGTAGGGGTATGGAATGAGTTCGCGCTGTCGAACTTCATCCTCGCGAAGCCCGACACGCGCATGATCGCCCCGTCGATCAGTACCTTTTTCAGCGCGTCCGGCTCGAATTTCGGTGCGGCTGCGGCGGCGTCATTGCTCGCCGTTCTCCCCGTACTCATCGCGTATCTGTTCCTGCAGAGGCAGTTCATCGCAGGAATGGTCGCTGGATCTGAGAAGTAGCCCCCCGTCACCCTTCGCGACTGGGCGTACATAAAAGGAGTAACACCCCGTGGATCTGAACATCGGCATCGTCGGTTTCGGTGCGCGCTCCACCCTGTGGAAGGAAGCGCACAAGCCGGGTCGCGGCTCGCGGGTGACGGCCGTGTGCGACCTCGCAGAGCGTTCGCGCGCCGAGGCGCGCGAAGCGCTTCCGGAGGCGCTGGTGACCGCGTCCCTCGATGAGCTTCTCGCGAGCGGAATCGACGCCGTGATGGTGCTCACTCCGGACCACCAGCACGCGTCCGTCGCGATCGCGGCGCTCGAGGCGGGCGTCCCCGTCTTCTGCGAGAAGCCGCTCGCGGTGACCCTCGACGACGCCGATGCGATTCTCGAGACCGCTCGCCGGACGGGCACCCGTCTCTACGTCGGCCACAACATGCGACACATGTCGGTCGTGCTGCTCATGCGGCGGCTCATCCTCGAGGGCCGAATCGGGGAGGTGAAAGCGGTGTGGTGCCGCCACTTCGTCGGCAACGGCGGCGACTACTACTTCAAGGACTGGCACGCGGAGCGCGAGAAGACGACGGGCCTCCTGCTGCAGAAGGGCGCGCACGACCTCGACGTCATCCATTGGCTCGCCGGCGCTTACACGACCGAGGTGCAGGCCATGGGTGCGCTCAGCGTCTACGGCGACATCGACGATCGCCGTGACCGCTCTGGCGAACGCATGCGCGACTGGTTCAGCCTCGACAACTGGCCGCCGACCGCGCAGACCGGCCTCAACCCCGTCGTCGATGTCGAGGACATCTCGATGGTCAACATGCGCCTGTCCAACGGCGTGCTCGCGAGCTACCTGCAGTGCCACTTCACGCCGGACTATTGGCGCAACTACACGGTCATCGGTACCGCCGGCCGCATCGAGAACCTCGGTGATGTGTCGGGATCGGAGGTGCGCCTGTGGAACCGCCGTCACCACGGCGCT contains:
- a CDS encoding acyl-CoA dehydrogenase family protein, which encodes MERDIYDEDHEAFREVVREFIKRYATNEKREKWDADGEIDRETMLAAGESGLIGLSVPEEFGGAGMLQDYRFRTIVNEEVIGAGAGSLAGAFGIQDDLAVPYIVHMGTQAQKEKWLPRMATGEVLGALAMTEPGAGSDLRGIKTTAKKVDGGYIVNGAKTFISSGKTADIVVTFVKTGEGTRPDAFSLLIIENGMAGFDHGKKLNKMGSHGHDTAELSFTDVFVPEENLISGTEGQGFVQLMMNLPLERLSIGIAAASASEAALAWTVEYTKSREAFGERIIDFQNTRFKLADVATTVDVMWAYLDKALMAYKEGKLTGEEAAKVKFWTTDREWEILDTCVQLHGGYGYITEYPIARAFLDARVHRIYGGTNEIMRDIVSRKIAGKR
- a CDS encoding energy-coupling factor transporter transmembrane component T is translated as MTAVADPYAEARPAPAGRFLYGLNPLAKFAAPLPAMAALVFARDLTTPLVFLVLAYLVVIVGSRWTWRLAAVLVAAVPLGVLLVGFGMSVWVDAARVDGTAPVLQVGGWTLYSGALQIGMATALRLGAIVALALMAGLTTTGPDLVRALVQQLRVPYRVGYTALAAFRFVPRFRYELDVIRQAHRVRGSYGGRGPFAAVARGGGYLVPLLAGAIRHAERVALAMDSRAFGAYPDRTERHLVPWRVRDTVFVVVFWIVTAALLVVLAPWSA
- a CDS encoding ABC transporter ATP-binding protein — encoded protein: MPDQAPPLLRVRDLGVRYEGAASSAPISASLSVDPGEVVLLLGPSGSGKSTLALTLNGLIPQAVPAAVTGSVRVAGQDAATTPVARLASRVGMVFQDPDAQLVTGTLLDEVAFGPENLRVPAPEVLSRAESALRRVGLWERRAENPDHLSGGGRQRLAIACALALQSELLVLDEPTANLDPQGIEEFYRALGDVAATGDRAIVLIEHNLDAAISLVDRVVVLDAGGRTVMDGPVGEVLRGRAAELHDMGVWLPTATLAALRLRRAGYALDPLPLSPGELRDALQAEAPPLTATGTADDAAPASVHARRTTAPVVRARGLTVTRGRREVLHDVRLEVRAGEFVAVVGANGAGKTTLVQALAGVVRPPRGQVDLGGIDPGRADARTLHRRIGFVFQNPEHQFIAGTVFDELAHGLRLQKLPEPQVRARTDELLQRFGLADKADVHPFLLSGGQKRRLSVGTALVAGAPVLVLDEPTFGQDRARADELLTLLRDLNRQGTTIIVVTHDMQLVTEYADRTVVLGDGRVLADAATAEVFADDALLARAGLRLPPLREALRGATRHPRLQSVVRLADLPGGGA
- a CDS encoding LacI family DNA-binding transcriptional regulator yields the protein MSTQSSRGVTRADVAKLAGVSVAVVSYTMNGGPQPVAPATAARVRDAVRKLGYRPNAAARALSLGRSEVLGLIIHDISNPHIGRLARAVETEAERRGLRVMIGSTLGDPSKTVDHVRELDARQVAGIILASPLDESATGQLQRISAPLVLLDTNAPTASRAQLQPDLRSGAFLALEHLFALGHDSVAFLGSPLGSEERHLAWQEAHRLSERTPGPAFEVDFTREGGYHAMQEMLATTVPTAVFASSDMVAVGALHAIREAGLRVPEDISVVSVDDSPEAKFAAPPLTTVHQPIEDMASDAVAALLDKAPKVTGRRVYPAPLIVRESTGPKRDSLPSKSETRADS
- a CDS encoding Gfo/Idh/MocA family oxidoreductase, translating into MSFSLGIVGAGQFAGHFARLFKIHPGVDRVVITDLISERARENAERLGLDGVAGSFEEMLADPTIDAVGIFTQRWTHGPLVEKALEAGKHVYCAVPMAMTRDEIGRIIELVEETGLTYMMGETSFYNPATVYARRRHANGDFGRVFYSEGDYVHDMDLGFYSAYEYSGGEDWRATASYPPMLYPTHSIGGVLGAIGGHAVSVSCIGVRDERGDGVFDRTISNFDNDFSNASALFELADGGVMRINEMRRVGYPSPIRESRFRYFGTEASFEQLANVAVWQNKEGVEDISGLVATKSSMSLDDPALAHVDPALREAFASGYALVHDRSRLPEEFAHERNGHEGSHHFLVDDFVTAVNEATLPTINAWVAARFTLPGIIAHESALRGGERLDIPDFGDAPTVLPPGPGVATL
- a CDS encoding ABC transporter substrate-binding protein produces the protein MSTAAATVVVLSLSLAGCSGSDSGSTTTLEFQTAIGSDSALFHALEAAAEEFTEQNPEIKIDVIPRASSYESDMKVRLAANDVPDILGTHGWSLARYSDFLEPLQAQPWNDDVNPALDDAMRGEGGEIYALPIVTAVAGMVVNYDVLDSVGATADDLTTWAGFTQVAQKVADAGIRPIVVGGKEGYPGNIADWMLAGYYDDASLEQLKGGTWVGQPYEDMLGQVAQWSEDELFNEDYSSATSDDMARALADAGAAFAFTGNGHITAALRYNPEANLGYIPVPTLEGGEPFLIGGEDVAYGTARDGENLTESIKFLDFLAEPDRISELASAHGDAPSLLTADVDLAGPIASSYQKYVVDSATVLKPYFDRVYLPNGMWSTLVTTTDAVITGQQQAADATTQVATEFATLSAQSN
- a CDS encoding sugar ABC transporter permease, whose product is MDTAVTIAVRAPRVPRRRRPSGASLNALYIPALVLFAVFTVYPLISGLQLSFTDWNGYSGERAPVGLANYARLLEDLNFRTALANTFVYGIGSAILQQVLGLGLALALNRVIPGRGIARTIIYLPVLVSPIVMGTMYYQLFRYKGGALNDIAEALGGSPVLWLSDATLGMIVIVAVNSLQFVGISMVIYLAGLQAVPHEYYEAAALDGAGPWQRFRHITLPLLQPAFATSMVLNLIGGLKLFDVITVMTGGGPGNSTHSVSSLLAKTYFDNQSAGYASAMGVVLFAIIAVLTIGLHGALNRKQVQS
- a CDS encoding carbohydrate ABC transporter permease, which produces MNDTRPLGRITISVLVALVLVVQLVPFYVTLTTALKPRTDRSSSWLFPQGEIAWENFATAIEDGHVLTAIMNTAIVTVVSTVLICVIAAAAAYPLARRTTIGNKMLLLGIVGLMMIPPLATLVPLYTLLRDMGALNTYWGLILVMVAGGLPLAIFLYAAFMRSLPISMEEAARVDGASQIQVLWQIVVPTLKPVTATVIILSSVGVWNEFALSNFILAKPDTRMIAPSISTFFSASGSNFGAAAAASLLAVLPVLIAYLFLQRQFIAGMVAGSEK
- a CDS encoding Gfo/Idh/MocA family oxidoreductase, yielding MDLNIGIVGFGARSTLWKEAHKPGRGSRVTAVCDLAERSRAEAREALPEALVTASLDELLASGIDAVMVLTPDHQHASVAIAALEAGVPVFCEKPLAVTLDDADAILETARRTGTRLYVGHNMRHMSVVLLMRRLILEGRIGEVKAVWCRHFVGNGGDYYFKDWHAEREKTTGLLLQKGAHDLDVIHWLAGAYTTEVQAMGALSVYGDIDDRRDRSGERMRDWFSLDNWPPTAQTGLNPVVDVEDISMVNMRLSNGVLASYLQCHFTPDYWRNYTVIGTAGRIENLGDVSGSEVRLWNRRHHGAAPADETFIVPAAPEDTGHDGADALLIAEFLRFVRVGGLTETSPVAAREAVAVGILATACLRGDGETCSVPTLDPDLVSYFEAGQVEQATATA